In one window of Sinorhizobium chiapasense DNA:
- a CDS encoding LacI family DNA-binding transcriptional regulator, which translates to MRKGFLYLTLEGALDNPANRRVTIHDVAAAAGVSISTASKALNNTGRMGAETRERVKRIAGEIGFRPNALARGLLSKRSFTIGLLTNDTYGRFTLPVMAGISEALVDHGVSVFLCAIEDDPALGQIHVDAMLDKQVDGIIASGKRLDRRLPVDLSSLPVPVVYAFTEGTENSVTLRSDDAQGARLAVEWLAKLGRRRIAHITGPEDFFSVRERASAYREVAGDVEPVLYGIWAESWGHEAVGSIWSRPGEKPDAIFCGNDQIARGVVDALRERGVRVPEDVSVVGFDNWEIVAAQTRPPLTSVDMGLKELGREAGLTVLALAEGRRVEPGVRKLPCRLVVRQSCGGMSPTE; encoded by the coding sequence GTGCGAAAAGGTTTTCTCTACCTAACATTGGAGGGTGCACTGGACAATCCGGCCAACAGACGCGTGACCATTCATGACGTGGCTGCGGCGGCAGGCGTCAGTATTTCAACAGCCTCGAAGGCGTTGAACAATACTGGCCGCATGGGCGCCGAGACGCGCGAAAGGGTGAAGCGCATCGCGGGCGAAATCGGCTTCAGGCCGAACGCGCTTGCGCGCGGACTGCTCAGCAAGCGCAGCTTCACCATCGGGCTCCTGACGAACGACACCTACGGACGTTTTACCCTGCCGGTCATGGCGGGAATTTCCGAAGCACTGGTCGATCACGGTGTCTCGGTATTCCTGTGCGCCATCGAAGACGACCCGGCGCTGGGGCAGATCCATGTCGACGCCATGCTCGACAAGCAGGTAGACGGCATCATCGCCTCCGGCAAGCGCCTGGACCGGCGTTTGCCGGTCGATCTGTCGAGCCTGCCGGTGCCGGTCGTCTATGCCTTTACCGAAGGCACTGAGAACAGTGTCACGCTGCGCTCCGATGATGCGCAGGGCGCGCGTCTTGCAGTTGAATGGCTGGCGAAGCTCGGACGCCGCCGGATCGCGCATATCACCGGGCCTGAGGATTTCTTCTCGGTGCGGGAGCGCGCCAGCGCCTACCGGGAGGTCGCCGGCGATGTCGAGCCGGTCCTTTACGGCATCTGGGCCGAGAGCTGGGGACATGAGGCGGTCGGGTCGATCTGGAGCCGGCCCGGCGAAAAGCCGGACGCCATCTTCTGCGGCAACGACCAGATCGCCCGCGGCGTCGTCGACGCCTTGCGTGAGCGCGGCGTCAGGGTGCCTGAAGACGTGTCGGTGGTCGGCTTCGACAACTGGGAAATCGTCGCGGCACAAACGCGGCCGCCGCTGACGTCCGTCGACATGGGATTGAAGGAGCTTGGCCGCGAGGCCGGCCTGACTGTGCTCGCGCTCGCAGAAGGGCGACGGGTCGAGCCGGGCGTGAGGAAATTGCCGTGCCGGTTGGTTGTCCGGCAATCGTGCGGGGGCATGAGCCCCACGGAATAA
- a CDS encoding ABC transporter substrate-binding protein produces MIKRLLAATSIVTLCLASGASAAEKIEMWVRSGIGESFKKVVEAYNASHENQVAMTEVPFSELVQKYATAIAGGQAPDALSLDLIYTPAFAAAGQLEDLTDWAKALPYFNSLSPSHVKLGTYQDRIYGLPLSVETSIFAWNKDLYKKAGLDPEKAPTTWEEIEANAEKIRALGDDIYGFYFSGGGCGGCMIFTFTPLVWGSGADILSSDGKTATLDTPEMRKAVDVYRSMVKKDLVPASSASDNGVNFLTFTNGKIGQQSIGAFAIGTLVTENPDINFGVTLIPGVNGGTSSFAGGDNFVITKGTKKIDAVKEFLEYTYSMDGQKVMAKYGSLPTRGDIADKVLEGLDPRMQVGIKAIEVAKTPYTLQFNDLINSANGPWATFTNAAIYGDDVDGAFSNAQSEMQSIIDTGQ; encoded by the coding sequence ATGATCAAGCGTCTATTGGCAGCAACAAGCATCGTTACCTTGTGCTTGGCGTCCGGTGCGTCGGCCGCCGAGAAGATCGAAATGTGGGTTCGTTCCGGCATCGGCGAATCCTTCAAGAAGGTCGTCGAAGCCTACAATGCCAGCCACGAGAACCAGGTCGCGATGACCGAAGTGCCGTTCTCCGAGCTGGTGCAAAAATACGCGACCGCAATAGCGGGCGGGCAGGCCCCCGACGCGCTTTCGCTCGACCTCATCTACACCCCGGCCTTTGCCGCCGCCGGTCAGCTTGAGGACCTGACCGATTGGGCCAAGGCACTGCCCTACTTCAATTCGCTCTCGCCGTCGCACGTCAAGCTCGGCACCTACCAGGATCGCATCTACGGCTTGCCGCTTTCGGTCGAGACTTCTATCTTTGCCTGGAACAAGGACCTTTACAAGAAAGCCGGCCTCGACCCGGAAAAGGCGCCCACCACTTGGGAGGAGATCGAAGCCAATGCCGAAAAGATCCGCGCGCTGGGTGACGATATCTATGGTTTCTACTTCTCCGGCGGCGGCTGCGGCGGCTGCATGATCTTCACCTTCACCCCGCTTGTCTGGGGTTCGGGCGCCGACATTCTCTCCAGCGACGGCAAGACTGCGACGCTCGACACGCCGGAAATGCGTAAGGCAGTCGATGTCTACCGTTCGATGGTCAAGAAGGACCTCGTGCCGGCGAGTTCGGCCAGCGACAACGGCGTAAACTTCCTGACTTTCACGAACGGCAAGATCGGCCAGCAAAGTATCGGCGCCTTTGCCATCGGCACGCTGGTCACCGAAAACCCAGACATCAACTTCGGCGTGACGCTGATCCCCGGCGTCAATGGCGGAACCTCGTCCTTTGCCGGCGGCGATAACTTCGTCATCACAAAGGGCACGAAGAAGATCGACGCGGTGAAGGAATTCCTCGAATACACCTATTCGATGGACGGCCAGAAGGTCATGGCGAAATACGGCAGCCTGCCGACCCGCGGCGATATCGCCGACAAGGTGCTTGAGGGTCTCGACCCGCGCATGCAGGTGGGCATCAAGGCGATCGAAGTCGCCAAGACACCCTATACGCTGCAGTTCAACGATCTGATCAACAGCGCCAACGGCCCCTGGGCGACCTTCACCAATGCGGCAATCTATGGCGACGATGTCGACGGGGCATTCTCGAACGCCCAGTCGGAAATGCAGTCGATCATCGACACCGGCCAGTGA
- a CDS encoding DUF6064 family protein, translating into MSEWWTYTPGDILMFSPRVYFRLIERYNQEFWPLQLAFVIGVLAIMVLAAKPVRSARAALLPAFAVAWAFCAWQFLWLRYSTINWGATYAAIAFFLQAGLLVLLSFNTSHAITVSRWRRYGGTVLALFGLLVHPLLALLATRSLAAAETFGMMPDPTAITTLGTVLAIRGRRLLLLLPIPLLWCAFSGMTLLAMEDRGAVVPLASIVFVAVLLLTAVRSRTMPSDR; encoded by the coding sequence ATGTCGGAGTGGTGGACTTACACGCCTGGCGATATCCTGATGTTCTCGCCGCGCGTCTATTTTCGGCTCATCGAGCGCTACAATCAGGAATTCTGGCCGCTTCAGCTCGCCTTCGTGATCGGGGTGCTGGCGATCATGGTTCTCGCGGCTAAGCCGGTACGGTCCGCGAGGGCCGCGCTTCTGCCGGCATTTGCCGTCGCCTGGGCCTTTTGCGCATGGCAGTTCCTCTGGCTTCGCTATTCGACCATAAACTGGGGTGCAACCTATGCCGCAATCGCCTTCTTTCTCCAGGCCGGACTTCTTGTGCTTCTCAGCTTTAACACGAGCCATGCCATCACCGTGAGCCGATGGCGCCGCTACGGCGGGACAGTTCTTGCCTTGTTCGGGCTCCTGGTTCATCCCCTTCTCGCCTTGCTGGCGACGCGTTCGCTTGCCGCCGCCGAAACGTTCGGCATGATGCCGGATCCGACCGCGATTACGACGCTCGGCACGGTGCTCGCGATCAGAGGAAGACGCCTGTTGCTGCTTCTGCCCATCCCGCTCCTGTGGTGCGCGTTCAGCGGCATGACTCTGCTGGCCATGGAGGATCGCGGCGCAGTCGTCCCGCTTGCCTCGATTGTCTTTGTCGCGGTTTTGCTGCTGACCGCTGTCCGCTCCCGAACCATGCCCAGTGATCGATGA
- a CDS encoding carbohydrate ABC transporter permease: MSLSRRRRERKAFRAESTYHATGVAIALFFLAPFAITLLASFRHGTEARLPPLPPWPANGISLDSYRSLDTFGAGVWQHTFNSLLVSLATVALTVAVSVLAGYGFSRYRFPLKNVLFVLIIATLMIPFQSILTPLFIILARLGLNNSLFGLTLVYVTLQLPFSVFMMRNAFDAVPKEIEEAARIDGARDLKLLFRVLMPLVLPGIATVAIFAFLNAWNEFLAALVLLSSNEKYTLPVLMMAVRAGRLGAVNWGAVQAGVAVMTLPCLVVFLLLQRYYMRGLMAGAVK; this comes from the coding sequence ATGAGCCTCTCCAGGCGGCGCCGGGAACGCAAGGCGTTCCGGGCCGAATCGACCTATCACGCAACCGGCGTGGCGATCGCGCTCTTCTTCCTGGCGCCTTTCGCCATCACCTTGCTCGCGTCGTTCCGACACGGCACCGAGGCCCGTCTGCCGCCGTTGCCGCCGTGGCCCGCGAACGGAATCAGTCTCGATTCCTACCGCTCGCTCGACACCTTCGGCGCCGGCGTCTGGCAGCACACGTTCAACTCATTGCTCGTGTCGCTCGCGACCGTCGCACTGACCGTCGCCGTCAGCGTGCTCGCGGGTTATGGCTTCTCGCGCTACCGCTTTCCGTTGAAGAACGTGCTGTTCGTGCTGATCATTGCCACGCTGATGATCCCGTTTCAGTCGATCCTCACGCCGCTCTTCATCATCCTCGCGAGGCTCGGGCTCAACAATTCGCTGTTCGGACTGACGCTCGTCTATGTGACGCTGCAACTTCCCTTCTCGGTTTTCATGATGCGCAATGCCTTCGATGCGGTGCCAAAGGAGATCGAGGAGGCGGCCCGCATCGACGGCGCCCGCGACCTGAAGCTGCTCTTCCGGGTGCTGATGCCGCTGGTGTTGCCCGGCATCGCGACGGTCGCGATCTTCGCTTTTCTCAATGCCTGGAACGAATTCCTGGCGGCACTCGTGCTCTTGTCGAGCAACGAGAAATACACGCTCCCGGTGCTGATGATGGCAGTTCGCGCCGGTCGCCTCGGCGCGGTCAACTGGGGTGCGGTTCAGGCCGGTGTCGCGGTCATGACACTGCCCTGCCTCGTCGTCTTCCTGCTTCTGCAACGCTACTACATGCGCGGGCTGATGGCCGGCGCGGTGAAATGA
- a CDS encoding DUF930 domain-containing protein, producing MPTSVALHLTVAFLLLFRLPEAPPEPEKEQSVNVELVPPPRPKAEEKPPAEPAKSSAKPSAPQPQAFESASARADVNEELQPPPKQGEIQDAPKAVEQPKPTPSGAETAAREMPEAKQAPPVLATPQPNAATQQGETESASLESVPVPAQRPPPETAEKQQSPEPAGAKVDQKSDELVPAKELFSPNALSNPRVKQALGKLPTKARIAQICSIEALEQIRNQRPGAFPDMLGRAGTISNSALTAMGSAFRSKAKWYNIDFKCEVDAEATAVISFSLAIGGAIPKSEWKMRELPLN from the coding sequence ATGCCGACGTCGGTTGCCCTGCATCTGACCGTCGCGTTCCTGTTGCTTTTTCGGCTGCCCGAAGCACCGCCGGAACCGGAAAAGGAACAGAGCGTCAACGTCGAACTGGTTCCACCGCCGCGCCCGAAGGCGGAGGAAAAGCCGCCGGCAGAACCAGCGAAATCAAGCGCCAAACCATCCGCCCCGCAGCCGCAGGCCTTCGAATCCGCTTCAGCACGCGCCGACGTGAACGAAGAGCTACAGCCGCCGCCGAAGCAGGGCGAAATACAAGACGCTCCGAAAGCCGTCGAACAGCCGAAGCCGACGCCATCCGGGGCAGAGACTGCTGCGCGCGAAATGCCGGAAGCCAAACAGGCGCCGCCAGTGCTGGCAACCCCTCAACCTAACGCGGCGACCCAGCAGGGCGAGACGGAATCGGCCTCCCTTGAAAGCGTACCGGTTCCCGCGCAACGGCCGCCGCCGGAAACTGCGGAGAAACAGCAGTCCCCGGAGCCGGCAGGCGCCAAGGTCGATCAGAAATCCGACGAGCTTGTGCCGGCAAAAGAACTCTTTTCGCCAAATGCGCTGTCGAACCCACGCGTCAAGCAGGCGCTCGGGAAGCTCCCCACCAAGGCACGCATCGCGCAGATCTGCAGCATCGAGGCGCTGGAGCAGATCCGTAATCAGAGGCCGGGCGCTTTCCCGGATATGCTAGGCCGCGCCGGGACTATTTCGAACTCCGCGCTCACTGCGATGGGCAGCGCGTTTCGCAGCAAGGCGAAGTGGTACAATATCGACTTCAAGTGCGAGGTCGATGCCGAGGCGACGGCCGTCATTTCCTTCAGCCTTGCGATCGGTGGCGCAATTCCGAAAAGCGAATGGAAGATGCGCGAACTGCCGTTGAACTGA
- a CDS encoding carbohydrate ABC transporter permease encodes MAGSGPGKALPVRRRRRHSQWRGLLYIAPAMALVIVFFVMPVLFTGWMSLHNWPLLGSPRWIGFNNYFRMANDARFVSALRFTTYYTVIVTIAIFAVAFPLAIFVERHRRLVGAYRTIIFLPVVVGLASASLLWVWLANVDSGFIGPALRALGLVEKSPNLLATFDSAFFTIIVMVVWKIAGFTMIILLTGLQAIPSELTEAARIDGAGRWQRFRYLTLPLMRRTIALALIISVTGSILAFDQFYIMTSGGPQNRMISVVYYIFNQSFVSFNLGYGAALSIALLAILVVISIVQLRLLRVGEDRP; translated from the coding sequence ATGGCCGGCTCTGGCCCAGGAAAAGCATTGCCCGTGCGCAGGAGACGGCGCCACTCGCAGTGGCGCGGCCTTCTTTACATCGCCCCGGCGATGGCCCTCGTCATCGTCTTCTTCGTCATGCCGGTGCTGTTTACTGGGTGGATGAGCCTGCACAACTGGCCGCTGCTCGGCTCGCCGCGCTGGATCGGGTTCAACAACTATTTCCGCATGGCGAACGACGCGCGCTTCGTCTCGGCACTCCGCTTCACGACCTACTACACGGTGATCGTGACGATCGCGATCTTCGCCGTCGCCTTCCCATTGGCGATCTTCGTCGAGAGGCACCGACGCCTCGTCGGCGCCTACCGCACCATCATCTTCCTGCCCGTCGTCGTCGGGCTGGCCTCGGCGTCGTTGCTCTGGGTCTGGCTGGCGAACGTCGACAGCGGCTTCATCGGCCCCGCGCTGAGAGCGCTCGGACTCGTCGAGAAGAGCCCCAATCTGCTCGCGACCTTCGATAGCGCCTTTTTCACGATCATCGTCATGGTCGTCTGGAAGATCGCCGGCTTTACGATGATCATCCTGCTCACCGGGCTACAGGCAATTCCGTCCGAATTGACCGAAGCAGCACGCATCGACGGCGCCGGCCGTTGGCAGCGGTTTCGCTATCTTACCTTGCCGCTGATGCGCCGGACGATCGCGCTGGCGCTGATCATTTCGGTAACCGGCTCGATCCTCGCCTTCGACCAGTTCTACATCATGACAAGCGGCGGTCCGCAGAACCGCATGATCTCGGTCGTCTACTACATCTTCAACCAGTCCTTCGTGTCCTTCAATCTCGGCTATGGCGCGGCTCTCTCGATCGCGCTCCTCGCCATTCTCGTGGTTATCAGCATCGTGCAATTGCGGCTGCTTCGCGTCGGGGAGGATCGCCCTTGA
- a CDS encoding aldo/keto reductase, whose protein sequence is MRFTRRRVLQGFALSASLPLVGQPSHAQVTGIMRRTIPSSGEEIPAIGLGTWITFNVGDDPVLQDECAAVMAAFFEGGGRMIDSSPMYGSSQQTIGYGLQKLKHPDRLFSAEKVWISDPASGAKQIEASRAYWGVERFDLMQVHNLFAWEDHLPMLFEMKAKAQLRYVGITTSEERRHREIERVMSSEPIDFVQLTYNIFDREAEERILPLAREKGIAVIVNRPFRQGNLIRQLDDEPLPDWVAETGARSWAQFLLKFIISHPAVTCAIPATTRVDHVRENLEAGGGVLPDEAMRRRMVDYVEAL, encoded by the coding sequence ATGAGGTTCACACGACGAAGGGTCCTTCAGGGATTTGCATTGAGCGCGTCTCTGCCGCTTGTAGGGCAACCATCCCATGCCCAGGTCACCGGCATCATGCGCAGGACGATCCCCTCGAGCGGCGAGGAAATACCGGCGATCGGACTCGGTACCTGGATCACCTTCAACGTCGGCGATGACCCGGTGCTTCAGGACGAGTGCGCTGCCGTGATGGCCGCCTTCTTCGAAGGCGGCGGACGCATGATCGATTCCTCGCCCATGTACGGTTCCTCGCAGCAGACCATCGGCTATGGCCTTCAGAAACTGAAACACCCCGATCGCCTGTTTTCAGCCGAGAAGGTCTGGATTTCCGATCCGGCAAGCGGGGCGAAGCAGATTGAAGCTTCCCGCGCCTACTGGGGCGTTGAGAGATTCGATCTCATGCAGGTTCACAATCTCTTTGCCTGGGAAGACCATCTGCCGATGCTGTTTGAGATGAAGGCAAAGGCACAATTGCGTTACGTCGGCATCACCACGTCGGAAGAGAGAAGGCATCGGGAAATCGAGCGCGTCATGTCGAGCGAGCCGATCGATTTCGTACAGCTCACCTACAACATCTTCGACCGCGAGGCGGAGGAGCGGATCCTGCCGCTGGCGCGGGAGAAAGGCATCGCGGTCATCGTCAACCGCCCGTTCCGCCAGGGCAACCTGATCCGGCAGCTCGACGACGAACCTTTGCCCGACTGGGTTGCCGAGACAGGTGCGCGGAGTTGGGCACAGTTCCTGCTCAAGTTCATCATCTCGCATCCCGCAGTCACCTGCGCCATACCGGCGACGACCCGCGTCGACCACGTGCGCGAGAATCTTGAAGCCGGCGGCGGCGTCCTTCCTGATGAGGCGATGCGGCGGCGCATGGTCGACTATGTGGAGGCGCTGTGA